A window of Pantoea agglomerans contains these coding sequences:
- the flhA gene encoding flagellar biosynthesis protein FlhA, with translation MANLAAKLRLPNNLKDTQWQVLAGPVLIMMILSMMVLPLPAFILDLLFTFNIALSIMVLLVAMFTQRTLEFAAFPTILLFSTLLRLALNVASTRIILMEGHTGAGAAGRVVEAFGHFLVGGNFAIGIVVFVILVVINFMVITKGAGRIAEVGARFVLDGMPGKQMAIDADLNAGLIGEQEAKKRRTEVTQEADFYGSMDGASKFVRGDAIAGILIMVINIIGGLLVGVVQHSMDIGHAAETYTLLTIGDGLVAQIPALVISTAAGVIVTRVGTDQDVGEQMVGQLFKNPRVMLLSAGVLGLLGLVPGMPNFVFLLFTGALLGLAWWMRGREMEGQKNPEAASSTIMKAADTPANTEASWTDVQLEDTLGMEVGYRLIPMVDSTQNGELLGRIRSIRKKVAQDVGFLPPVVHIRDNMELPPARYRILMKGVEIGSGDAYPGRWMAINPGTAAGTLPGEATVDPAFGLAAIWIDSALKEQAQIQGYTVVEASTVVATHLNHLIGQHASELFGRQEAQQLLDRVTQEMPKLTEDLVPGVITLTTLHKVLQNLLTERVSIRDMRTIIETLAEHAPVQSDPQELTSVVRVALGRAITQQWFPGNDEVQVIGLDATLERLLLQALQGGGGLEPGLADRLLEQAQAALQRQEMLGAPPVLLVNHPLRALLARFLRRNLPQLVVLSNMELTDNRHIRMTSTIGGK, from the coding sequence ATGGCTAACCTGGCCGCAAAACTGCGTTTACCGAACAATCTGAAAGATACACAGTGGCAGGTGCTTGCCGGCCCCGTGTTGATCATGATGATCCTGTCGATGATGGTGCTGCCGTTGCCCGCCTTCATCCTCGATCTGCTGTTCACCTTTAATATCGCGCTCTCGATTATGGTGCTGCTGGTGGCGATGTTCACCCAGCGCACGCTGGAGTTCGCCGCCTTTCCCACCATTCTGCTCTTCTCGACGCTGCTGCGTCTGGCGCTGAACGTCGCCTCGACGCGTATCATCCTGATGGAAGGCCATACCGGCGCAGGCGCGGCGGGGCGGGTGGTCGAGGCGTTCGGCCACTTCCTCGTTGGCGGCAACTTCGCCATCGGTATCGTGGTGTTCGTTATCCTGGTGGTCATCAACTTTATGGTTATCACCAAGGGTGCGGGGCGTATCGCGGAAGTTGGCGCGCGCTTCGTGCTCGACGGCATGCCCGGTAAACAGATGGCGATCGACGCCGACCTTAACGCCGGTCTGATCGGCGAACAGGAGGCGAAAAAGCGCCGTACCGAGGTGACCCAGGAGGCGGACTTCTACGGCTCGATGGATGGTGCCAGTAAGTTTGTGCGCGGCGACGCCATCGCCGGCATTCTTATTATGGTGATCAACATTATCGGCGGCCTGCTGGTGGGCGTGGTGCAGCACAGCATGGATATCGGTCATGCCGCTGAGACCTATACGCTGCTGACCATCGGTGACGGCCTGGTGGCGCAGATCCCGGCGCTGGTGATCTCCACCGCGGCGGGCGTAATCGTAACGCGCGTCGGCACCGATCAGGATGTCGGCGAGCAGATGGTGGGGCAGCTGTTTAAGAACCCGCGCGTTATGCTGCTGAGCGCCGGCGTGCTCGGCCTGCTGGGTCTGGTTCCGGGGATGCCGAACTTTGTGTTTCTGCTGTTTACCGGCGCGCTGCTCGGCCTGGCCTGGTGGATGCGCGGCCGCGAGATGGAGGGGCAGAAGAACCCGGAAGCGGCCAGCAGCACGATAATGAAAGCGGCCGATACCCCGGCCAATACCGAAGCCTCCTGGACCGACGTGCAGCTGGAGGACACGCTGGGCATGGAGGTCGGCTACCGCCTGATCCCGATGGTGGACAGCACCCAGAACGGCGAGCTGCTGGGCCGTATCCGCAGCATCCGTAAAAAGGTGGCGCAGGATGTCGGCTTTCTGCCGCCGGTGGTGCATATCCGCGACAATATGGAGCTGCCGCCTGCGCGCTACCGCATTCTGATGAAAGGGGTCGAGATCGGCAGCGGCGACGCCTATCCTGGCCGCTGGATGGCGATCAACCCCGGCACGGCGGCGGGCACGCTGCCGGGCGAGGCGACGGTGGATCCCGCTTTTGGCCTGGCGGCCATCTGGATCGACAGCGCGCTGAAAGAGCAGGCGCAGATCCAGGGCTATACCGTGGTGGAAGCGAGTACCGTGGTGGCGACCCACCTGAACCACCTGATTGGCCAGCACGCCAGCGAGCTGTTTGGTCGTCAGGAGGCGCAGCAGCTGCTCGATCGCGTCACTCAGGAGATGCCGAAGCTGACGGAAGATCTGGTGCCGGGCGTTATCACCCTGACCACGCTGCACAAGGTGCTGCAGAACCTGCTTACCGAGCGCGTCTCTATCCGCGATATGCGCACCATTATTGAAACCCTGGCGGAGCACGCGCCGGTGCAGAGCGATCCACAGGAGCTGACCAGCGTGGTGCGCGTGGCGCTGGGCCGCGCCATTACGCAGCAGTGGTTCCCTGGCAATGACGAAGTGCAGGTGATCGGTCTGGATGCCACGCTGGAGCGTCTGCTGCTGCAGGCGCTGCAGGGCGGCGGCGGGCTGGAGCCGGGCCTGGCCGACCGACTGCTGGAGCAGGCGCAGGCCGCGCTGCAGCGTCAGGAGATGCTGGGCGCGCCGCCGGTGCTGCTGGTTAACCATCCGCTGCGCGCGCTGCTGGCGCGCTTCCTGCGCCGCAATCTGCCGCAGCTGGTGGTGCTCTCCAATATGGAGCTGACCGATAACCGTCATATCCGTATGACTTCTACCATCGGAGGCAAGTAA
- a CDS encoding flagellar protein FlhE encodes MRRWCWGLALLSLTAQPLYAASGAWHASVSGPPLSNRGGWVTSKPLRAPPGVTGAVSLISWRYQLTGAAPSGLQVKLCGAQRCASLEGGSGTTRELASLDAGETLHMVFGVAGKGALPPGLRVLSSEVMVNYQN; translated from the coding sequence ATGCGTCGCTGGTGCTGGGGGCTGGCGCTGCTCTCGCTGACGGCACAGCCACTTTACGCCGCCTCGGGCGCCTGGCACGCCAGCGTCAGCGGCCCGCCGCTGAGCAATCGCGGCGGCTGGGTGACCTCAAAGCCGCTGCGCGCGCCGCCGGGCGTTACCGGCGCGGTGAGCCTGATTAGCTGGCGCTATCAGCTGACCGGTGCTGCGCCGTCAGGATTACAGGTGAAGCTGTGCGGCGCGCAGCGCTGCGCCTCGCTGGAGGGCGGCAGCGGCACCACGCGCGAGCTGGCCTCGCTGGACGCGGGCGAGACGCTGCATATGGTGTTCGGCGTAGCGGGCAAGGGGGCGCTGCCGCCGGGTCTGCGGGTGCTGAGCAGCGAAGTGATGGTGAATTATCAGAATTAA
- the argS gene encoding arginine--tRNA ligase, giving the protein MNIQALLSEKVSQAMILAGAPADCEPQVRQSARIQFGDYQANGIMAVAKKLGQAPRQLAESVITHLDLNGIASKVEIAGPGFINIFLDRDWLAAQAKLALTQPRLGVATVEPQTIVVDYSAPNVAKEMHVGHVRSTIIGDAAVRTLSFLGHNVIRANHVGDWGTQFGMLIAYLEKQQNEHHEAIALADLEAFYREAKRTYDEDEAFAERARAYVVKLQGGDEYCRTMWKKLVDITMGQNQLIYDRLNVTLTRKDVMGESLYNDMLPGIVEDLRAKGLAVTSEGATVVFLDEFKNKEGEPMGVIIQKKDGGYLYTTTDIACAKYRYETLKADRVLYYIDSRQHQHLQQAWTIVRKAGYVPESVPLEHHAFGMMLGKDGRPFKTRSGGTIKLADLLEEAHDRALTLVREKNPEMSEAELQQLAEVVGIGAVKYADLSKSRTTDYIFDWDNMLAFEGNTAPYMQYAYTRVLSVFRKAGVDVDSIDGPLAITEDREAQLATRLLQFEETITQVARDGTPHVMCAYLYDLAGLFSGFYEHCPILSAEDESTRQSRLQLAALTAKTLKQGLDTLGIKTVERM; this is encoded by the coding sequence GTGAATATTCAGGCTCTTCTTTCCGAAAAAGTCAGTCAGGCGATGATTTTAGCCGGTGCGCCGGCCGACTGTGAACCCCAGGTTCGCCAGTCCGCCAGGATTCAGTTTGGGGACTATCAGGCGAACGGCATTATGGCCGTCGCGAAAAAGCTGGGCCAGGCGCCGCGACAGCTGGCTGAAAGCGTGATTACGCATCTTGACCTGAACGGCATCGCCAGCAAGGTAGAGATCGCCGGGCCGGGCTTCATCAATATTTTCCTCGATCGCGACTGGCTGGCCGCGCAGGCGAAGCTGGCGCTGACGCAGCCGCGTCTGGGCGTTGCCACCGTTGAGCCGCAAACCATTGTCGTCGACTACTCCGCGCCGAACGTGGCGAAAGAGATGCATGTTGGCCACGTACGCTCCACCATTATCGGCGACGCCGCGGTGCGCACCCTGTCGTTTCTCGGCCATAACGTTATCCGCGCCAACCACGTAGGCGACTGGGGCACGCAGTTCGGCATGCTGATCGCCTACCTCGAAAAGCAGCAGAACGAGCATCATGAGGCGATTGCGCTGGCCGATCTGGAAGCCTTCTACCGCGAAGCGAAACGCACCTATGACGAAGATGAAGCCTTCGCCGAGCGCGCGCGCGCCTATGTGGTCAAGCTGCAGGGCGGCGATGAATATTGCCGCACCATGTGGAAGAAGCTGGTCGATATCACCATGGGCCAGAATCAGCTGATCTACGATCGTCTGAACGTGACGCTGACGCGCAAAGATGTCATGGGCGAGAGCCTCTATAACGATATGCTGCCGGGCATCGTTGAAGATCTGCGCGCTAAAGGGCTGGCGGTGACCAGCGAAGGCGCGACCGTGGTGTTCCTCGACGAGTTCAAAAATAAAGAAGGCGAACCGATGGGGGTCATCATTCAGAAGAAGGATGGCGGCTACCTCTACACCACCACCGATATCGCCTGCGCCAAATATCGCTATGAGACGCTGAAGGCCGATCGCGTGCTCTACTACATCGATTCGCGCCAGCATCAGCACCTGCAGCAGGCGTGGACTATCGTCCGCAAAGCGGGCTACGTGCCGGAATCGGTTCCGCTGGAACATCACGCCTTCGGCATGATGCTGGGCAAAGATGGCCGTCCGTTTAAAACCCGCAGCGGCGGCACCATCAAGCTCGCCGATCTGCTGGAAGAGGCGCACGATCGCGCGCTGACGCTGGTGCGCGAGAAAAACCCGGAAATGAGCGAAGCGGAGCTGCAGCAGCTGGCGGAAGTGGTCGGTATCGGCGCGGTGAAGTATGCCGATCTCTCCAAGAGCCGCACCACCGATTACATCTTCGACTGGGACAATATGCTGGCGTTTGAGGGCAATACGGCGCCCTATATGCAGTACGCCTATACCCGCGTGCTCTCTGTGTTCCGTAAAGCGGGCGTCGACGTCGACAGCATCGACGGGCCGCTGGCAATTACCGAGGATCGCGAAGCGCAGCTGGCGACGCGCCTGCTGCAGTTCGAAGAGACCATTACCCAGGTGGCGCGCGACGGCACGCCGCACGTAATGTGCGCCTATCTTTACGATCTGGCGGGTCTTTTCTCCGGCTTCTACGAGCACTGTCCGATTCTCAGCGCAGAGGACGAGTCAACGCGCCAGAGCCGCCTGCAGCTGGCCGCGCTGACGGCGAAGACGCTGAAGCAGGGTCTGGATACCCTCGGCATCAAAACCGTCGAGCGTATGTAA
- a CDS encoding VOC family protein, which produces MSLNPEFPSELQDLERDLARFSASLQQFAERLGLNLAALEADHIAVRCHQNSTAERWKQGLLKIGTQFSEAMINGRPICLFKLHQPLRLNGWALDVIELPWPGEKRYRHEGFEHVEIVLRGDHQTLGVRAMALLSDDALTQPGISFKTSSPKGENERLPNPTLAVTDGQTTIKFHPWRLEEIVASEAD; this is translated from the coding sequence ATGAGCTTAAACCCGGAATTCCCCTCTGAATTACAGGACTTAGAGAGAGATTTGGCGCGCTTCAGCGCGTCGCTGCAACAATTCGCTGAACGCCTCGGATTAAACTTAGCGGCCCTTGAGGCGGACCATATTGCGGTGCGTTGCCACCAGAACAGCACCGCCGAGCGCTGGAAGCAGGGACTGCTGAAAATCGGCACGCAATTCTCCGAAGCGATGATCAACGGGCGGCCAATCTGCCTGTTTAAGCTGCACCAGCCGCTGCGCCTCAACGGCTGGGCGCTGGACGTTATCGAGCTGCCCTGGCCGGGCGAAAAGCGCTATCGCCATGAGGGATTTGAGCATGTGGAAATTGTGCTGCGCGGCGATCATCAGACGCTGGGCGTGCGCGCCATGGCGCTGCTCAGCGACGACGCGCTGACGCAGCCGGGCATCTCTTTTAAGACCAGCTCGCCTAAGGGCGAAAATGAGCGGCTGCCCAATCCGACCCTGGCGGTCACCGACGGGCAGACCACGATAAAATTTCATCCGTGGCGACTGGAGGAGATTGTCGCCAGCGAGGCGGATTAA
- a CDS encoding MalY/PatB family protein has product MTFNFDQGIDRRHTDSLKWNKYSDRDVLPLWVADTDFRSPDCVIDAIKTRAEHGVFGYGDRPTGLIDAAIARFEQRYQWKVEPEWIVVLPGVVCGLNLTVRALTAPDERSVTPSPIYPPFRGAAKLAAREQIALPLTLQSGRWVVDLTQAPSLLNGKEKLLLLCNPQNPGGTVYRRDELEAQLAFARQHDLIVCSDEIHCDLLLEPGVRHIPFASLSEDAAQCSVTLISPSKSFNIAGLGASLAIIPNADLRARFKQARYGIVPDADILALVAAEAAWRGGDAWLEAQLAYLRVSRNRLHAAVNALPGLSMASPEATYLGWIDCSGLDVASPALYFEKWGLGFSPGRDFGDDRFVRMNFGCTHATLEEAIARLRAAVDARA; this is encoded by the coding sequence ATGACATTTAATTTTGACCAAGGGATAGACCGTCGTCACACCGATAGCCTCAAATGGAACAAATACAGTGACCGCGACGTCCTTCCTTTGTGGGTAGCGGACACCGATTTTCGCTCGCCTGATTGCGTTATCGACGCGATAAAAACCCGCGCAGAACATGGTGTTTTTGGTTACGGCGACCGACCGACGGGATTGATCGACGCCGCCATTGCGCGCTTCGAACAACGCTACCAGTGGAAAGTAGAGCCGGAATGGATAGTGGTACTGCCTGGCGTGGTGTGCGGCCTGAATCTGACGGTGCGCGCGCTTACCGCGCCCGACGAGCGCTCTGTTACACCTTCGCCTATCTATCCGCCGTTTCGCGGCGCGGCGAAGCTGGCGGCGCGCGAGCAGATCGCCCTGCCGCTGACGCTGCAGTCGGGGCGCTGGGTGGTCGATCTCACTCAGGCGCCTTCCCTGCTTAACGGTAAAGAGAAACTGCTGCTGCTGTGCAACCCGCAAAACCCCGGCGGCACCGTCTATCGCCGCGACGAGCTGGAGGCGCAGCTCGCCTTTGCCCGCCAGCACGATCTGATCGTCTGTTCCGATGAGATCCATTGCGATCTGCTGCTGGAGCCTGGCGTACGGCATATACCCTTCGCCAGCCTGAGCGAAGACGCCGCGCAGTGCAGCGTCACGCTGATTTCCCCTTCGAAGAGCTTTAACATCGCCGGACTCGGCGCGTCGCTGGCGATTATCCCCAACGCCGATCTGCGGGCGCGCTTTAAGCAGGCGCGCTACGGCATCGTGCCCGATGCCGATATTCTGGCGCTGGTCGCCGCCGAGGCGGCCTGGCGCGGCGGCGACGCGTGGCTGGAGGCGCAGCTCGCCTACCTGCGCGTCAGCCGCAATCGGCTGCATGCCGCCGTTAACGCGCTGCCGGGGTTGTCAATGGCCAGCCCGGAGGCGACCTATTTAGGCTGGATAGATTGCAGCGGGCTGGATGTCGCCAGCCCGGCGCTCTATTTTGAAAAGTGGGGATTAGGCTTCTCTCCCGGTCGCGATTTCGGCGACGACCGCTTCGTGCGTATGAATTTTGGCTGCACCCACGCCACGCTGGAAGAGGCGATCGCGCGGCTGCGCGCCGCCGTGGACGCGCGCGCTTAA
- the cutC gene encoding copper homeostasis protein CutC translates to MTLLEICCYGVDCAMTAQQAGADRVELCAGPREGGLTPSAGSLEAARREISIPVHPIVRPRGGDFCYTAREFEIMKSDVARIREMGFPGLVIGMLDEEAHIDRSRMRQIMALCDGMQVTFHRAFDLCHSPNRALEELTALGVARILTSGQQQSAENGIALLKELNEQSEGPIIMAGAGVRLSNLQKFLDSGLSEVHSSASRLVTSPMRYRKAGVSMCSEAEMDEFSRYCVDSDVVEAMKSVMQLNTVRVA, encoded by the coding sequence ATGACCTTACTGGAAATTTGCTGCTACGGCGTCGATTGCGCGATGACGGCGCAGCAGGCCGGTGCCGACCGCGTTGAGCTGTGCGCCGGACCGCGCGAGGGCGGCCTGACGCCTTCGGCCGGCTCGCTGGAGGCAGCACGCCGTGAAATATCGATTCCGGTTCATCCTATCGTCCGACCGCGCGGCGGTGATTTCTGCTACACCGCGCGGGAATTTGAGATAATGAAGTCCGACGTGGCGAGAATACGCGAGATGGGCTTTCCCGGCCTGGTGATCGGCATGCTTGATGAAGAGGCGCATATCGACCGCTCGCGCATGCGGCAGATTATGGCGCTGTGCGACGGGATGCAGGTGACCTTTCATCGCGCCTTCGATCTTTGCCACAGTCCGAATCGCGCGCTGGAGGAACTAACCGCGCTGGGGGTGGCGCGTATCCTGACATCTGGCCAGCAGCAGAGCGCGGAAAACGGAATTGCACTATTAAAGGAACTTAATGAACAGAGCGAAGGTCCAATCATTATGGCTGGTGCTGGCGTACGTTTGAGTAACCTGCAAAAGTTCCTGGATAGCGGACTTAGCGAGGTTCACAGCTCAGCCAGCCGCCTCGTGACGTCACCGATGCGTTATCGTAAAGCCGGTGTCTCCATGTGTTCCGAAGCCGAAATGGATGAGTTCAGCCGCTACTGCGTGGATAGCGATGTGGTGGAAGCCATGAAAAGCGTGATGCAGCTTAATACCGTCAGGGTAGCCTGA
- a CDS encoding LysE family translocator has translation MTATLLFSFLFAITILTLTPGFDTALVLRTAAAQGWRRGSATALGINLGCLVWGVAVGYGLGALLLASEMAYNLLKWAGAAYLLWLGVRLLLNPRTQPQDEAPSETAPQSYLSCFNRGLFGNLLNPKMGVFYVTFLPQFIPPGASVPLWCSLLALMHIAIGLLWNAILIGGSHYFAAHLRRPAVLKVMDRLTGMVFIGFAAKLALSRR, from the coding sequence ATGACCGCCACGCTGCTCTTCTCGTTTTTATTCGCCATTACTATTTTGACGCTGACGCCCGGCTTCGATACCGCGCTGGTGCTACGCACCGCCGCCGCGCAGGGCTGGCGACGCGGCAGCGCGACGGCGCTGGGCATCAACCTCGGCTGTCTGGTGTGGGGCGTCGCGGTGGGATATGGTCTGGGCGCGCTGCTGCTGGCGTCTGAAATGGCCTATAACCTGCTGAAGTGGGCTGGCGCGGCCTATTTGCTCTGGCTGGGCGTCAGGCTGCTGCTCAATCCGCGCACGCAGCCGCAGGATGAGGCGCCGAGTGAAACCGCGCCGCAAAGTTATCTCAGCTGCTTTAACCGCGGCCTGTTCGGTAATTTACTTAACCCCAAAATGGGCGTGTTCTACGTTACCTTTCTGCCGCAGTTTATTCCGCCGGGAGCGTCGGTGCCGCTCTGGTGCAGCCTGCTGGCACTGATGCATATTGCCATTGGGCTGCTGTGGAACGCTATCCTTATCGGCGGCAGCCACTACTTCGCCGCACACCTGCGCCGTCCGGCGGTGCTCAAGGTGATGGACCGCCTGACGGGCATGGTGTTTATCGGCTTTGCGGCGAAGCTGGCGCTTTCGCGCCGCTAG
- the cmoB gene encoding tRNA 5-methoxyuridine(34)/uridine 5-oxyacetic acid(34) synthase CmoB, with product MIEFGRFYQQIATGPLASWLEVLPAQIAAWQKENLHGLFRNWEKSVEHLPLLQPQQLDLLHSVSAQRDDLSDRQRQGIEKLLRNLMPWRKGPYSLYGTEIDTEWRSDWKWQRVAPHISSLAGRTVLDVGCGSGYHMWRMVGAGAQLVVGIDPMQLFLCQFEAVRKLLGDDRRAHLLPLGIEQLPTLQAFDTVFSMGVLYHRRSPLDHLLQLKNQLVSGGELVLETLVIEGDERDVLVPGERYAQMRNVYFIPSALALKNWLEKCGFVDVKIVDYAVTSTDEQRRTSWMTSESLADFLDPQDAGKTVEGYPAPLRAVLVATKP from the coding sequence ATGATTGAGTTTGGCCGTTTTTATCAGCAAATCGCCACCGGTCCGCTCGCCAGCTGGCTGGAGGTGCTGCCGGCGCAGATCGCCGCCTGGCAAAAAGAGAATCTGCATGGCCTGTTTCGCAACTGGGAGAAGTCAGTTGAGCATCTGCCGCTGCTGCAGCCGCAGCAGCTCGACCTGCTGCACAGCGTCAGCGCGCAGCGCGACGACCTCAGCGATCGCCAGCGTCAGGGCATTGAGAAGCTGCTGCGCAATCTGATGCCCTGGCGTAAAGGCCCCTACTCGCTCTACGGCACCGAGATCGATACCGAGTGGCGCTCCGACTGGAAATGGCAGCGCGTTGCGCCCCATATCTCGTCGCTGGCGGGCCGCACCGTGCTGGACGTCGGCTGCGGCAGCGGCTATCACATGTGGCGTATGGTTGGCGCAGGCGCGCAGCTGGTGGTCGGTATCGACCCAATGCAGCTCTTTCTCTGCCAGTTCGAAGCGGTGCGCAAGCTGCTGGGCGACGATCGACGCGCCCATCTGCTGCCGCTCGGCATAGAACAGCTGCCGACGCTGCAGGCGTTCGACACCGTTTTCTCCATGGGCGTGCTCTACCATCGCCGTTCGCCGCTCGATCATCTGCTGCAGCTGAAAAATCAGCTGGTCAGCGGCGGCGAGCTGGTGCTGGAAACGCTGGTTATTGAGGGAGATGAGCGGGACGTGCTGGTGCCGGGCGAACGCTACGCGCAGATGCGCAACGTCTACTTTATTCCTTCGGCCCTGGCGCTGAAAAACTGGCTGGAGAAGTGCGGCTTTGTTGACGTGAAGATCGTCGACTATGCGGTCACCTCCACCGATGAGCAGCGCCGCACCAGCTGGATGACCAGCGAATCGCTGGCCGACTTCCTCGATCCGCAGGACGCCGGCAAAACGGTGGAGGGCTATCCGGCGCCGCTGCGCGCCGTGCTGGTCGCCACCAAACCCTGA
- the cmoA gene encoding carboxy-S-adenosyl-L-methionine synthase CmoA yields the protein MSDRDTLFSAPIDKLGDWTFDERVAEVFPDMIQRSVPGYSNIISMIGMLAERFVTPDSQVYDLGCSLGAATLSVRRNIKAPGCTIIAVDNSPAMVERCRRHIDAFRAETPVNVIEADIRDIAIENASMVVLNFTLQFLDPPARLQLLEKIWQGLKPGGALVLSEKFSFEDAEVGELLFNMHHDFKRANGYSELEISQKRSMLENVMLTDSVETHKARLKQAGFSHAELWFQCFNFGSLVALK from the coding sequence ATGTCTGACCGCGATACGCTATTTTCCGCGCCCATCGATAAACTGGGCGACTGGACCTTTGACGAGCGCGTGGCTGAAGTCTTCCCCGATATGATTCAGCGCTCCGTGCCCGGCTACTCGAATATCATCTCCATGATCGGCATGCTCGCCGAGCGCTTCGTCACGCCCGACAGCCAGGTGTACGATCTGGGCTGCTCGCTGGGGGCCGCCACGCTCTCGGTTCGCCGCAATATCAAGGCGCCCGGCTGCACCATCATTGCCGTAGATAATTCACCGGCGATGGTTGAGCGCTGCCGCCGCCATATCGACGCCTTTCGCGCCGAGACGCCGGTGAACGTCATCGAAGCCGATATCCGCGATATCGCCATCGAAAACGCCTCGATGGTGGTGCTGAACTTTACGCTGCAGTTTCTCGATCCTCCCGCGCGGCTGCAGCTGCTGGAGAAGATCTGGCAGGGCCTGAAGCCCGGCGGCGCGCTAGTATTGTCGGAGAAGTTCAGCTTCGAAGACGCCGAGGTAGGCGAGCTGCTGTTCAACATGCACCACGATTTCAAGCGCGCAAACGGCTACAGCGAGCTGGAGATCAGCCAGAAGCGCAGCATGCTGGAGAATGTGATGCTGACCGACAGCGTCGAGACGCACAAGGCGCGCCTGAAGCAGGCGGGCTTCTCTCACGCGGAACTCTGGTTCCAGTGCTTTAACTTTGGCTCGCTGGTGGCGTTGAAATGA
- a CDS encoding MAPEG family protein: MVSALYVVVGVLMVMKFALDVVRFRRHYRVAFGDGGFHDLRVAIRIHGNAVETIPLALLLLVMMEMNGADIWMVHLTALIFFVGRLLHAQGLRRSALAGRKYGMMLTLFALCGMAVFNLIYLPWELVLTLH, encoded by the coding sequence ATGGTAAGCGCGTTATATGTGGTAGTGGGCGTATTGATGGTGATGAAGTTCGCGCTGGACGTGGTGCGCTTCCGCCGCCACTATCGAGTCGCCTTTGGCGACGGCGGGTTTCACGATCTGCGTGTGGCGATACGCATTCACGGCAACGCAGTTGAGACCATTCCGCTGGCGCTGCTGCTGCTGGTAATGATGGAGATGAACGGCGCCGATATATGGATGGTGCATCTCACCGCCCTGATCTTTTTTGTCGGCCGTCTCCTTCACGCGCAGGGGCTGCGCCGCAGCGCGCTCGCCGGACGAAAATATGGCATGATGCTGACGCTGTTCGCGCTGTGCGGCATGGCGGTATTTAACCTTATCTATCTGCCCTGGGAACTGGTGCTGACGCTGCATTAA
- a CDS encoding DUF72 domain-containing protein, with product MTLRIGLPQWQHSHWKRWGIESLADYARLFHCVEGNTTLYALPAPDTVQRWRDMTHDDFRFCFKFPQTISHQAQLQHTDELLNDFLRLLDPLADRIGQYWLQLPATFTPAQLADLWRFLDGLPRRFSYGVEVRHPAFFAKGEAERALNQGLQTRGVNRVILDSRPAHASTSQSPAALHARQQKPRVPPHAVRTGEQPMVRFIGSDDVDESEVFFQVWREKLAQWQAEGDTLFFIHTPDMGQVFPLVQRLWPQLQAIDAGIGSGPAWPQQASLF from the coding sequence GTGACGCTTCGTATTGGGCTGCCGCAGTGGCAGCATTCGCACTGGAAACGCTGGGGCATTGAGAGTCTGGCTGATTATGCCCGTCTGTTCCACTGCGTGGAGGGCAACACCACGCTTTATGCGCTGCCCGCGCCCGACACCGTACAGCGCTGGCGCGATATGACGCATGACGACTTTCGCTTCTGCTTTAAGTTTCCGCAGACCATCAGCCACCAGGCGCAGCTGCAGCACACCGACGAGCTGCTGAACGATTTTCTGCGGCTGCTCGACCCGCTGGCCGACCGCATTGGACAGTACTGGCTGCAGCTGCCCGCCACCTTTACCCCCGCGCAGCTCGCCGACCTCTGGCGCTTTCTCGACGGGCTGCCGCGCCGCTTCAGCTATGGCGTTGAAGTGCGCCACCCCGCCTTTTTTGCCAAGGGCGAGGCGGAGCGCGCCCTGAACCAGGGGCTGCAGACGCGCGGCGTTAACCGGGTGATTTTAGACAGCCGTCCGGCGCACGCCTCTACCTCACAAAGCCCCGCCGCCCTGCACGCGCGCCAGCAAAAGCCGCGCGTGCCGCCCCACGCGGTGCGCACCGGCGAGCAGCCGATGGTGCGCTTTATCGGCAGCGACGACGTGGACGAGAGCGAGGTTTTTTTTCAGGTCTGGCGTGAAAAGCTGGCACAATGGCAGGCGGAAGGCGACACGCTGTTTTTTATTCATACGCCCGATATGGGCCAGGTCTTCCCGCTGGTGCAGCGCTTATGGCCGCAGCTGCAGGCGATTGACGCCGGTATCGGCAGCGGCCCCGCCTGGCCGCAGCAGGCGTCGCTGTTCTGA